Part of the Plasmodium knowlesi strain H genome assembly, chromosome: 11 genome is shown below.
GGCGGAAGAGACAGAAGATGCTGCGATCGAGAGAGTGGAAAATGTGGATGGAAAAGATGCGAAGGCATCTCTTTGAACAATATTACGCTCGCTTCATTGCCAAGAAGGAATCGAAATCGAATAAAGAACACTCTGATGAATCTTCTAAACATATAGGGATGGACAACTTTGACATGCACTTGTTTACCATATGCGACGGTCATGGAGATTCACATACTTCGCACTTTTTAATTCAAAATGTGCATAagattttttattacctCCTCGTTCACACCTTCTTCAATATCCATATCTCCCTAAAGATACTACACCCCCTGTTGGATTTTTTATATCATCGTGAATGTGCAAGAGAGAAGAGTAGAAGCTATGCGGGGTCCTGCATTATTAACATACTCCTGAGGGATAACTACCTTTATGTGAATAACACAGGGGATAGCAGGTGCGCCTTGATGACCTTCCACCTGGACAGATTTGAATACAGTCGGGAAACGCCAGTGGAGgatgagaaggaggaaaactgTACCAGAAGAAAGAAGCGAAGAGGGGGAAAGCCCAAGAAGAAAACGCAGCGAGCTGTTGATCAGGTTGGCAGCGACTCCGACTTGGATCGCGAGTACGAGGCATACGTCATTAATGCGAACTCCTTTTCCTACAACGAGCTGAACTGTGAACACAACTGCAATAATTACATGGAGTACTTGCGGATGTATAAAATGCACCTGTGTGAGGAGTTAGCAGGTAGGCAAGTGAGCAGAGGGGAAGGGCACAACCCTGCGGAGAAGCggaatgaaaatggaaactcTTCCTCTATTGCTAGTAGGCTTACTGGGGACAAATTTCTAAGGGATCTGCAGGACGAAGAGCAGATGGAGGAACTTTCCAATgtgaagaagacgaagaaaaaggataatCTGGATAAGACTAAGATGGATAGCCATTTGAACAAACAAATCATAATGCTTAATGGGTACCTACTAAGAGAAcatgggaaggaaataaacaTAGGAAATTTATCCAATgatttaataaaatataatagaGTGGACGGGTGCCTACATCCATGCAGAGTTATTGGAGACTACGATTTGAAGAGGAAGTACTGCACTGGGAATTTCATCTTGTCCAACGATTCGAATGTATACAAATACGACATGAATAACATCAATTTGATGAATATGATTCGTTATCTATACTTGAATAAGTTCTGCGGGACGTGCAGGAGGAGCTACCTCCTCAGTAGCTATGGCAAGATTGGACCCATTAGGCAGATTGTCCTTTTGGACTCTGAGGAGGGAGAACGCCAAGGGGGGAAGACGCACACGGAACGCCCTGCTAATATACAGTGTAATACCATTGTGAACAGAGCAGAGGTGCTCCCTAAATGGCGTCAACCTTCCGGGGAAAGACACCCCCCCACTGGATTgtgtttaaaaatttacaggGACGGCGCACCCGATAGTAACGTCCTTGCCCACCAggtggagaggaaaaaagaaaacttcGCTGTACAGATAAACGAGCGTTTTGCACCCTACATTAACATCAAGAATGTTTCCATgaatgaaaattatttatgcCGGAAAGAACGGAGGAACTTTTTCCACCTGTTGATCATTGCCTCAGACGGCGTTTTCGAGTACGTAAACCCGCACTTCGTATtcaacattttaaaaaaaaacaaatccgTATATACCAAGGTGAGGAAATTGTACCGAACATACAACATGCGGGAGTTGTGGACAACCACCGCAGGAAGTACCCCCCAAAGGAACATAAACAAAATGATGCATAAGTATATGCTCACAAAAGAAGATTGTACTAAACTGGCCAGGGACATTGTCAAAAGTTCGATAATGCATGGCAATATTGACGACAGCAcatgtttttgtatttttatatttcccaccttttttgtgtgtggaTAACATGAAATGGGTATattatatgcacacacagattttgttattgttattttGGGGAAAATTAtcacctgacctgttcaggcatttttttgttgcccCTACCGAAAGGGGAAACTTCCCCCCACACGAAAAAGGCGGGGGCGTCTTTACAAAATGTTCTAATACCAACATAGGTATTACGCAAATGGGAACGAATGGGCATACGGGTATAGAGACCCTTCATGCTTCTGTGAAATTTCGTTAGTTTTCCCCTCCCCACAATTAGCCATTTTGTGGTGTTGTTCTCTTACTCACTTTTTCATAATTGCTTAAAACCGTAtgaacacgaaaaaaaaaaaaaaaaaaaaaaaaaaaaaaaaaaaaaaaaaacagccattTTTAAGGTAACACATTTGTTCAGGGCACTTGAGCGTGTGTAGAGGATAGTCATTGGActtgaatttaaaaaaggtgaCCTCCCAAATTTATCCCCTGTGGGTGAAGaggtagaatttttttttttttttttcggcgaAAATTGGGGGTCCTGGAAGGTCTCATGCACCATTAATCTTATTACACCATTGTCGCAAGTATTGTCACCTTTTCAATGCACTCATTTTACATTCCCTGCCGGACCTCTTATGCAGGGGTACCGTTAAAGGGATCTCGTGGATGAACGCGGTACACATTTTGGCTACCCAACATTGTATGCAGTGCGAGACCTTTGTGCGATGCACTTTGGATGGTCATTTTGCGGGATCGccttcccccctcttttCACGTGAACCTAGAGCAAGAAATGTTTTGCAGACCTTACAACATTATGGGAGCCATTTTTAACTAAACCTTTGGTAATTATTTTGTTGCCTCAGGAGCTTTTCGTCcgctttacctttttttttttttttttttttttttttttttgcctaagAAGATCAAGACGTCCGCTTTGGTGAGAGGATCCGCCTTACGACGAAGAGGTAATTCCTTCTGGAAGAGTTACCGGGATGCAACAGATTCAGGAGAAGTCTCCTCTTTAGCGAAGGGAATAGGAGGCCCCATGCTTAACGAAATCGAAGCGCTGCAGTGACGATGACGGGGAAGTCGTTTTCGAGCGGAGAATCCAGTGAAAGTGACGAATGGTGGAATCATCTCGAGGGGAATCAATGGAGAGTTCATCCTGATAGGGCTAAGGTGAGTGACCCAGAAGAGGACACCTCTGACTCAAGCAGCTCGTGTGAATCCCATGATTCGCAAGGATACGATGGCGAGAAGGATGAAGAATCAAACATAAAAAGAATCAACCAGTACATTGAAAAGCTGGACATCCTGAGGAACAAGTACGACCTAAAAATAAGGCTGAATcaacagaaggagaaggaaaacctCGTAAACAACATCGACAACATAAACATACAGGTGAAGAAGCACTTGTTGTTTAAGCAGAAGATCAATAAAATTAACAATTCCCTTAGGGAGAAGTGCAACTATGATGCTTTTTCGCAGATGGAAAGGATCTATAAGATCATATCGAATGTTAACTCGTCATACGAATATACTACGTTAAAAATTCAACTTCAGGATTATATAAAACAGGTGGAGGGTTGTGTAAGAAGGAATTACCTAGATGCCATTGAGCCTCTGAACCACTTTTTGCAGGTAAGGAGGTGTCTGTATAGATATGGTCGGTCCCATCTCCTGCGGGTGGGGACCATTCCAAACGGAGGAAGCAGCCCCCATGAAGGGAATTCCTCAGGCCATACCTACCACACCAAGGGGGGTGGCGCCCTCCTCAACAGCGAAAATTCAGTCATTGAAAGGGACATAATTAACTATGTCCAGCATAGAGAAAGGCGGCTGTCAGAGGATAACCCGGAACAGAATAACGATGTACATTCTCACTCTCATGCGCAAGCACAGGCGTATGCGCAGATATGTCAGACAGATGAAGAGAGCATAAAATTGTTGAACGCGTACTACGACCATGTGAAGGGTCTCATCGAGGAAGAAATCTGTGAGTGCATAAAGCTGAAGGACATGGATGGGGTTAGGACAAAATTAGGCCTATACTTGAATATTTTTCGTAGTCAGAGGGATAAGGAGAAGCAGAgtgaagagggagaaaagaaaaggggctCTTCTGATGGAGACCGTGAGCAACCAGATGTTCGATCCGATGTGGGATCGGATGAGGAAAGCCACGATAATGCAAGCGGGTTGGGAAGTAACGACGATGTGAGCGTGGTGGGTAGTCAGACTAGCGACCACGGTGACAAGCACGAACAGATACTCCCCGCTAGTGTCGCCTTGGAGGATCAGCTTCTGCACTTTGGGGAATACCTGTTCGTGTGCCGTGTGGCCATGAAGCTGGTAGAGGTAGAAGTGGACAAGCAGCTGGACCTTCTAACAAGGAAAGTAGTGAGCACGGAAGACAGTGTGTACGTGGAGTGCATAAAAGGTACATACGCCTGTCTATACAGACACAACACCTTTTTGGAGAACCTCCTTGGAGATCATCTAgtttatattatttacaaCAGAAAGGCTGAGCTactttttaataaagttgtaaaaaCCATATGCTCAAGTTTCTGCAGTCAGACCCAGCTCCTCCGGATCGATAATTACAATGAGTTAACCAAGTTGGACAAAAACGTAGAGATGTTATCCTTACTATGTTATCATTTTCAAAACATaaagaaatttttacatcaatttggtgaagaaaaattccGAAAATTGGATACCATGTTCAATTTGGCTAGCTTCAtaaataaagatattttttctgaacagtCAGGcttgtttaaaaatttgccTTACATAAAATGTATACAAGACTGCTTATGTTCATACATAGATTATGAGATAATGTTTACCAAGCATTGCATCGATAAGGCATTCGTTCTAACGGACGATATTATGTTGTCTTTAATGGATGATGAGAAGAGTAAGGGAAAAGatgcaaaaaatgtttacGAAGATTTGACAAATTTCGAAAATATTATGATGAACTGTAGTAGTAGCAATGAGTATACATCCACCCTTCTGGATGATgcgtttttcattttccaaaagTCTGTGTGTAGGAGTATAAATATGAACGACATTAATACTATGTGCGTTTTGGTGAATCacattattttgtttattgGAAGCACTTTGAAAAACTACCTGagtgaaaatttgaaaacgAGCAAAAGTATATATGCCGCCTTTATTCACCATGTTTCAAATTTGAAGCCTTTCTCCTTTAGGGCTCTTCTGGAGAGCATTGATGAGACGAACTACATGGAGGAGGGTCAGGGAAACAGCCGAACGGTGGCCCTGGCGCAGAACTTTGTTAGTTCCCTCAGCTACGTGAGGAGTGAAACGTCGGAGGGGGGGGCAGGTCGTAATGATGTTCCAAGTGGAAGTGTTGGTCGTAATAGTGCGTTACGCGTGGGTGGTGGTAGTGATAACTGCTCACGTGGAGAGCACCCTTCGGTTGGTAGCGAAGCGAAGAGCAAGGGGATCTATGAATACCTGACGCCGGAGCACTATGAGAGCCTCTTCAACCCTCTgtgtgaagggaaaaatatggacAGCCAAACCATCAACTCCAAGTTCAGCTACCCCCACTGCGTGAACAATATAGACTCCTGCCACCAATACATACAGAACTTAAAAGAATTCATCCATGAATATTTTCTggacaaatttttaaaagataaaaaaaaaaagaaagaaaaggagaagcagaaggaaACGCAGAATTATCTTCTCATGTTTACCAACTCGTTTGCGAATTACGACAACCTACTTAGTGACTTTGAAAAGCTCAGTGtggaaaattgtaaaaatctGTTGAACATTTTGAAGGTGCACTTTATTGGCCAGCTCGTCATCATCGAAAGTGTGAACTTTGATATATCGAGTGAGCAGTACGCGTACTACCAACTCAACGACCCCTACATTAATGGCTTGGTGAACCGAATGAAGTTGATTACTTACCACATTTCACTCTACTTCAACCAGAACATCTTCCAAATATGTATTGGCTTGTTGGCGGAGAAGGTACATACATTgttttatatattaatatgtGCTTGGGTACCCCTAGTGACTTAGCCAAGGCGGCCattcccccccacacacatatTCATGCACcatatatttcccccttttccttttatagaTCTGCAAATACATCGAGCGAATCGTGCGCACGAAGAAATTTAGCCTGTACGGTTGTGTCCAATTAGACAACGACATCAGAAACCTCATGTTGTTCTTTACATCCCTCACCAGTATCAACGTGAAGAAGGAGTTCGCCAAGTTGTTGGAAATTTGCGAATTACTGAATATAAACGATTTACAAGATTTTAAGGATTTCTACGAAGAAAACAAGAATAACTTGAGTGCCAGTGAAGTGGAGAACATCATTTCGATGCGCAATGACATTTCGGAGGAACTCCTTAATTCGATCAAGCTATACATGAATTGGGGCGCGCCTTAAGATATTGTCCAAGGGGGATATCTCCAACGGAGGGAAGACGCGTCAGTTTgcgtgttaaaaaaaaacactgcTGAGGAGCTGCACGGGCGAACCGTGGGACGACGGACGAACTCCCCCCGTTCATTCCACCCCCCCTGGAGAAATTACACTTAAAacgtacataaaaaaaaaaaaaaaaaaaaagaaagtagcCAAATTGacgtctcttttttttttttttttttttttttttttttttgtatgtgtgcattattttaaaaaaaagttaggaCTGCTGTCCCcgtgaagaagagaaaaaaaaaaaataataaaataaaataaaaacgtttGGCAACATGACAACAAATGATTAAGGCCCCCGTGGGGGGGGAGCACAAAGCAGCCCTCCTACCAAGGGCATCTACTTTTGTACTTCTTTCTGTAGCCATAATTTCTCCTCTGCActatttccattttaattGCCATTCCTTCGATTTCCGACCCTGcgcagggaaaaaaaaaaaaaaaaaaaaaaaaaaaaaaatacaacagtTATGCGGATGGCGAAAAGATGTGTGAACAGTTGGAATGTCCTCTTTCCCATCCGTGTTTGCAGTTTTCCACTTTAAAGAAACTGCTTCTCCTCCATTCCCAGCTAACCGTCGTATTTGTCTATGGCCTTCTGCGCGTCGTTGATGTTTTCGAAAACGCACACGCCTGTGCCCTGAGCGGAGGAAAATGGGTGTGCGGATCAGCGGTGTGTTTGTGAACACATGTtcaaatggggaaaagggCACATGcgaagggggaagggggaCACTGCCACCATGTTTGCCCCTCTTCCATTTCATCAGTGCAAATTACATCCGATCTATCCGTGTGGTCGTAGTTTATCCAGGCATTCACAACTTTACACACATTGCTAAACAGTTCCtgtaaaagggggaggggggggtgagTAACTTGTCAAGGGGGAAAAGCAAATGACCATGTAGTGAAACCAAATGGTCACGTGGTGGAAGGACATTGCTATGGCCAACGCGAATGCAGACGCCAGGGCTGATGGTACCACTAAGTCGTTCTTCGAGATGGTATAATCCAGGTTTGAAATTTTCACACGCACTTGGCTGTCTCGCTCATCGTGGTACTTGCAGGGGCaaacaaaaaaggcacaaaTAAAGGGAGAGCGGTGATTACGTGTCGAATGTCGATGGTGAAGTGGTCTGTCGTGgcaattttcctttccagtGTCCATTAGAGGTGTACACATGCACTCGGGCGTGTCTCTACCTGGTAGGAATTCCTGTTGTTGTACTTGTTTATTCTGTTGTGACGAGTGTTCGTCTTGTATTCTTCGTTCTacgggaggggggaaattcaTGGGAGCAGTGTTCATTTCGTTGATCTGTTGATCCTGTTGGCCGTGCTCGGCGCGCGGCGTGTAGACAGGTAGATGCATCCCCGGATGGGTACTGGGGCCCATCTCTAATTCCCCTCTAGTGGATCATTACGTGAGAGTTGTTATAATCGCCGTGTTGTCTATGGTAGTGTTTTCGGTGATGATGATTGTCTAAAAGgggagcaaagaaaaaaagaagaatgttatTAGCTGTGCAGATGGTAGGAACTATCCCTTCGTGGGGGAATTTATTGACTAGAGGGGGCGCGTCTTCATCGTTCGCTATATTCGATTCATCCGATTCATCCGCGTGGTTCGCTCCACCGATGCTCTCTCCACgccattttctctttccctcGTGACGTACTATTATTGTATTTCCTGAATTCCCTCATTGTGGCAATTCACAATGTTATTCTCCcgttacacaaaaaaaaaaaagaaaaaaaagaaaagaaaaaaaaaaaaaaagaaaacaggaAAATTATGTCTCCATAAAATTATGCGTTTTCGTATCAATAAGAAAACTGATGAGCATGGTAAACTTTTTTCTGACGTGTGGCATCATTGTTTGCATTTGCTCCAAAGAGCGTTGGCAATAATTTGTGTTGAAGTGATTACGATGTTGATAGGgttagggggaaggtgacGCACTTAGCCCTACATGGGCGTTTAAATTTTAAGATAAGTGAAAGACTGCAATACAGGCAACACGAATGAATACGCCCATGTGATTGTAACTCATTTTTTATGAGTACTCCTAAATTGAAGAAGGCGACCACGCGGAGGTGCGGTATGTTGAAGTGCGCAACGTGCCTAAGTAACACAGGACCATGATTCATGCATCAGTACATTCCACCAACGGgggaaagcagaaaaaaaaaaaaaaaaaaaaaaaaaaaacgctacACTGGAGTACCACGTGACATGTGAACATTTCCCTGTTGCATAATTCCTTGAGCGAACCTCCTTTcataaacaaatgaacaaatggagGTAGAAACTCTCATCACACGTTGATGCCAAAAAGGGGATGTCATCCAGGCGGTATATCCCACGCAGGTGAAGCGCTATGAATCTCACAATCCAATTTAGCGTAGCTAGCGAATCGGAGGTTATCCCATTTGCGCCTGTTTAGACCCCTCTGTTGTTTGACACCCTGGTGCAACGGTTGATCGGTTAGCACCAAGGGGGATCGGGAGAAGCCCATGAAGTGGCACAGTATTCGCGGCGTAGCAGTCGCCACGAAGGAATAATTGCGCCTCCCCAACGAACCAACCAATCGATCAACTAATCAACCAATCAAACAATCAaccatgaagaaaaaaaaagtggtcaAGTTGAAGGAGGAGTACATGCCGAAAGGGAACTACTGTAAAattatatgaacatatatatgaaacACAAAAAAGTGATATGGTTTCATTTTCGACGGGTGGTTAGAGGGACTGGGAAAATTCCTACTCGTTCAGTCCAAAGCATCACCGTTGTCCTGTCCGAAAGTGAACAAAATATATTGTACCACCACAGGGTGATGCTTGTACCGCTCGTTCAGGGGGAATGTAGTCCTACGTGTACGCACATGTAGTTGTACGCACATGTAGTTGTACGCACATGTAGTTGTACGCACATGTAGTGGTACGGACATGCAGTTGTACGAACATAAATATTCACCTATGtgtgtttctttctttccctctcTACAGTTAGCAAAGATGCCCTATTGACCAATATTTTCATGCAGAGCGCGCAGAACGCCCTGTCGGAAGTCGAGTCGAAGAATTCTCAGTTAATTGTTAACTGTATAAATAAGTTGCACAAGAAAAATCTACAAACTAAATTGAAGGCCATAAATGTAAGTAGCCATTTtgacagttttttttttttttttttttttttttttttttttttttttctcagcaTCTGTATCGCTGCTTGTGCATGATCTATTGTGGTGTCTTTCCGGTGGATTTCTTAATCCCCCCCTCCAACTGGTGTCATCCATACCGTATATCATCCCTGCCATTACATACCCATAGGAACTAATTCAACACCTCAGCAAGTACGATGAGGACGAAGTGAGTCACctgttttcctccttcattaGCGTGTACAAAAAATTGATATATCACCCGAACTATGGCCTGAGGGAAAGTAAGGAGCTCGTTTTACTTGCCCTTGTGCCGGACCACAGACTTGATCGCAGCCTCATTGCTCCGCCACTCTTCACTCTAAATAATTCCTTCCCCCATTTCATAGACCTGAACCTGTGCCTCAAGCTATTTATAGTGAAAGTTAAGACGAAGATCAAGGCCCACCTGAGTGTGTTCTTGCCGCCACTCTTTGTGTCTCTCTTCGACTACAGCAAAAATGTAAGGCGAGGATGTTACAGGGGGAGAGGCACTACGATGTGATGCGGAGCGAGGCATTTTAGGATGCATGTCGTGTCGGAAGTGCATCGGTCCAGTTGCCACACTGCTCTTTACTCCCCATCCTCTTACAGGTAAAAAACATCGCAGGCGAAATTTTGCTTatcatttttccccccaagGGGAAGACCCAAGAGTCGACAGGGGTGGAAGACGCAATCAAGCAAAATtcagtgaaggaaaaaaaaacgaaaccAGGAAAGATACGCCTGCAGGAGGAACTCAAGCTGTACGGAGTGATCAAAAATTTGAAGGTGAATTTGTCGAACCTGTATAACTGTCTCAAGTATGTTGGTGGCCCCCTGTCTGAGGAAGTCACAcgaaatttgaaaaataaaaagaacgaTGAGGATTACGATTATGGTGTGTACCTCTTCAATGTGGTTTGTTTTTATCCGTCCCTCTTGTACATGATGGTGAGAATTGCTAAGGGATGTGACGACAATGGGGGGAAGCCAACTCCCCCCGTGGAGGAGAACGATGGAATGGTCTCACGAAATCAGAGAGACGTGAACTCAGTGAAACAATTCATCCGGAAGGAGTTCCCAGCCTTCGCAAGCACGTTTAACCTCTTTTTCAATGCAGTAAACTCAATTtacaaagaaaataaagacaaCGAGCGGGTAAAGAAAATGCTCTTCCTATCAGTGTACAACATTATATACTTGCTGAAGAAGTATAAACTGAACTACTCCGAttttgatgaagaagaagccaACATATCCATCTTCAATTATATTTCTTCCGTCATTAGCAATAAAGATGAGTACATCATGAAACATATAAACCACTTGTTgctgttgtattttttttcggaaaataaaaaaatgatcaatgATAATTTTCTGAAAAGTTACTTGTCCCTAATTAAGcacaacaaaaatgtgaagaacgACATTTTCAATTATAACATttctttgttcatttttatttttgaaaaaaatgacattcgagaattttttttcttttttttttttttatttttgtttttgcttCTCCACGGCATGTCGTCTTCGCTAGTTGTGTACTACGACCTGTTGCACCATTTGCTTGGCTACTTCAGAGAGGAGGTAACCCAGGGGAGAAGCTTCAGCCAAGGTGACGATGTGGGTGCACTGTACTCCCTTTCCGAATCTGATTGCTACACCGTACTCAGCGAAAGCATCTTGCACCTGCCACTAGAAACGATCCTTGCACAGAAAATTGGAGCGACCTACAAATGCTCATTCGGGGGGGCACACCATCTATATGAGGTCCTCTCCAACATATACTACTGCCACAAGAAGAAGCCAAGTAAAGGCGGTAAGGACAAGGATCAGTTTGAAGAgctgaagaggaaaataattgCGGAGAAACTGGAGGAGGCTAACTTCATCCGTACCTATATCAACTTTATCAAGTTATcaaaatgtacacacacagTAGTACTCAGTTCTTTCGACATGCTCAGTGAGTACACTGGCGACCTGGCAAAGGAATTGGAGGCAGACCATACGATGGAATGTGAAACACTCTTTCCCCCTTCGGGGGAATCCCCTCAGTGTGTTCACAACCCTAGCTACAAGCACAAATATCACGGCGTGGTTGACTTCATTCTGAATCTTCTAACGGAACTGAAAGAGGTGGTGTTCCCACCAGGGGGAGAAGGGGATAGTCTTGGACATATAACCAGCCAAAGCAATGCACCTGTCAGGATAGCCTTCATTCGAACCTTAAAGTGCACCTTCAAAATCGCCTGCCTTCTCGTGGAGGGAAGAAATTACGAAGCTGTTGGAATGGTGAAGAAACATTGGAGGCTTCTGGAGTTTCTCTTGGCGCAGGGGGAAGTGGAAGACGAAGACCTTTCGCTAGAGAGGGTATTTTGCGTCTTTATGGACTTCATGAAGTGGGGAAGAATtggggagaaggagaaacaaaagcagaagaaggagaaggagaaggagaaagtgaACTTTTCAGAAGAGGCAACGCATGAGGGAGATGCCCTGTTCAGCTCTCTGGACGTTAGTTTGAACCTCTTATCATTCATTTGCtccaagggggggaagtcGTGTGATGCTCTGGCGAGGTCCTTGCAGGAGGTAAGCGTAGAAACGGTACATACAGGTTTAGCACTTTCGACTCTACACAAATTGCGCTTGCAATTCTTTTGTGTTTTACCCCCTTCTTTACATTCATAGGATCTGTTTCTACACGATAATGTGCACTTGCATATTTATTTCATCAACCCCCCCCTTTCAGGCACATTTTGAAGCACCTCCAACTGAAGAAACTGTCGAGGAACAGCTAACCATTTGTGTGAAGCTCATCAATTTTATGAAGAAGGAACGCACCAAGTTTTTCGACCTCTCTAAAACAGCTCTGGAAATATACAGTTACTACCTTCTGCAGGATGTAAGAGATGAACGTGGTATCCGAGGAAGAGGCGCATCACTGAAGGCGTTTTATGCCGCCGTGCAGAAGGACACAGAAAACTATCCTAACCTCTTTGGAGAGGAGTTCTACCAAGGTGTATTCCATGcgtataagaaaaaaatgaacttgaGTGGATCCCTCCCGGATGAAGATTTTTCCGCTTTCTTCACCTCGTATGCAAtgggaaaaagggaggatATTATCCCACTGGAAGATATCCACCTACATTTGTTGTTAGGAATTCTCTTGAATGTGAAAGACGAACATGTAGAGAGATGTATAAAGGAGTTGTACATGTCGTCAAGACTAAGTAAGGACAGTATATTATCCTTCCTTCTGGTAATGCGGGATATGTACAAATGGTGTAGGGAGAACGATGATGAGGAGAAAACGGGAAAGTTGTGGTCCTCCTTCACATCCACCGTGAAACTATTTGAAGACGATtgtaatgaaaatgaaagtgatgatgatgacacaAGTGAAGTGGGCGAGGGAGACCATTTCAAGATTGGTTTACTTGTGAGGAATTCTTTGGTAAAGCTAACCTGCATTggtgaggaggaggaagaagaaaacacgAACTGCGCCTTGCCTGACAACGATTTGAAGAGGGAAGACGAAGAACATCACGCAAAAGGAAACGTTCAACAGAAGAAGAGTGAAGAAGGATTCTTGTTATTACGCAGGAGGAATatcctaaatacgaaattcATAGAGCGAATGCTAAATGTGTACAAACTATACTATCAAGTAGAATGTTTTTCTGTTGGCCACTTGAAGGAATTCACCATGCTATGCTTCGATGAGACCACTCCAGTGGCAAGTGAGGAGAAGGTACACAAAAACCAAGTATATCCATTCTGCACGTTCTACCATTTTGCATATGCCAATATTAGGAGTATATCGTTGTTCTATCACATCGTTAGCTTAAGAGATAAGATAGAAACATATGAAGCGGATGAAATG
Proteins encoded:
- a CDS encoding RNA and export factor binding protein, putative; this encodes MREFRKYNNNNHHHRKHYHRQHGDYNNSHNEEYKTNTRHNRINKYNNRNSYQYHDERDSQVRVKISNLDYTISKNDLVELFSNVCKVVNAWINYDHTDRSDGTGVCVFENINDAQKAIDKYDGSEIEGMAIKMEIVQRRNYGYRKKYKSRCPW
- a CDS encoding conserved oligomeric Golgi complex subunit 4, putative, which translates into the protein MTGKSFSSGESSESDEWWNHLEGNQWRVHPDRAKVSDPEEDTSDSSSSCESHDSQGYDGEKDEESNIKRINQYIEKLDILRNKYDLKIRLNQQKEKENLVNNIDNINIQVKKHLLFKQKINKINNSLREKCNYDAFSQMERIYKIISNVNSSYEYTTLKIQLQDYIKQVEGCVRRNYLDAIEPLNHFLQVRRCLYRYGRSHLLRVGTIPNGGSSPHEGNSSGHTYHTKGGGALLNSENSVIERDIINYVQHRERRLSEDNPEQNNDVHSHSHAQAQAYAQICQTDEESIKLLNAYYDHVKGLIEEEICECIKLKDMDGVRTKLGLYLNIFRSQRDKEKQSEEGEKKRGSSDGDREQPDVRSDVGSDEESHDNASGLGSNDDVSVVGSQTSDHGDKHEQILPASVALEDQLLHFGEYLFVCRVAMKLVEVEVDKQLDLLTRKVVSTEDSVYVECIKGTYACLYRHNTFLENLLGDHLVYIIYNRKAELLFNKVVKTICSSFCSQTQLLRIDNYNELTKLDKNVEMLSLLCYHFQNIKKFLHQFGEEKFRKLDTMFNLASFINKDIFSEQSGLFKNLPYIKCIQDCLCSYIDYEIMFTKHCIDKAFVLTDDIMLSLMDDEKSKGKDAKNVYEDLTNFENIMMNCSSSNEYTSTLLDDAFFIFQKSVCRSINMNDINTMCVLVNHIILFIGSTLKNYLSENLKTSKSIYAAFIHHVSNLKPFSFRALLESIDETNYMEEGQGNSRTVALAQNFVSSLSYVRSETSEGGAGRNDVPSGSVGRNSALRVGGGSDNCSRGEHPSVGSEAKSKGIYEYLTPEHYESLFNPLCEGKNMDSQTINSKFSYPHCVNNIDSCHQYIQNLKEFIHEYFLDKFLKDKKKKKEKEKQKETQNYLLMFTNSFANYDNLLSDFEKLSVENCKNLLNILKVHFIGQLVIIESVNFDISSEQYAYYQLNDPYINGLVNRMKLITYHISLYFNQNIFQICIGLLAEKICKYIERIVRTKKFSLYGCVQLDNDIRNLMLFFTSLTSINVKKEFAKLLEICELLNINDLQDFKDFYEENKNNLSASEVENIISMRNDISEELLNSIKLYMNWGAP